In a genomic window of Oncorhynchus keta strain PuntledgeMale-10-30-2019 chromosome 28, Oket_V2, whole genome shotgun sequence:
- the LOC118361596 gene encoding metalloreductase STEAP2-like — MDTISMLGSGCSSPAYTDTAHPTTPSLFLPNGVRKNGPRDPPPHGPLPKPVVAILGSGDFSKCLTIRLLRCGFHVVVGSRQPKRAAEFFPHVVDVTHHEDAVGKASVVFLAIRREHYSVLWDLKHLLAGKVLVDVSNNRRVNQYPESNAEYLASLLPDSTVVKGFNVISAWAMQSGPKDASRQVYICSNSVEGRQQIMELTRQLNFTPVDMGALSSSREIENMPLRLFPDWKGPVLATVALSIFFFAYSFVRDIIHPYVKSKQSDFYKIPIEMVNRTLPTVAITLLALVYLAGQLAAVHQLYYRTKYRRFPHWLEGWLQSRKQLGLLSFFLGCVHVLYSLCLPMRRSERYLLLNMAYQQVHANVENSWNEEEVWRVEMYLSFGIMSLGLLSLLAVTSIPSVNSALNWREFSFIQSTLGYIALLIATFHALLFGWKRAFEEEAYRFYLPPNFVVALALPLCVILGKVFLLIPCVGRRLHRIKRGAESSQLRQDPVGAAAHVSPERVTIM, encoded by the exons ATGGACACCATCTCCATGCTGGGCAGCGGCTGCAGTAGCCCGGCTTACACCGACACAGCCCACCCTACCaccccctccctgttcctcccCAATGGGGTAAGGAAGAATGGCCCCAGGGACCCTCCTCCCCACGGCCCCCTCCCCAAGCCTGTCGTAGCCATCCTGGGCTCGGGTGACTTCTCCAAGTGCCTGACCATCCGTCTGCTCCGCTGTGGCTTCCACGTGGTGGTGGGGAGCCGCCAACCCAAACGGGCCGCTGAGTTCTTCcctcatgttgttgatgtgaccCACCATGAAGACGCTGTGGGTAAAGCTTCTGTGGTTTTCCTCGCTATCCGCAGGGAGCATTATTCTGTTCTCTGGGACCTCAAGCATCTGCTGGcagggaag gTTCTGGTGGATGTGAGCAACAACCGCCGTGTGAACCAGTACCCTGAGTCCAACGCTGAGTACCTGGCCTCCCTGCTCCCAGACTCTACAGTTGTGAAGGGCTTTAATGTCATATCTGCCTGGGCTATGCAGTCTGGACCCAAAGATGCCAGCAGGCAG GTGTACATCTGCAGTAACTCTGTAGAGGGCAGACAGCAGATCATGGAGCTGACCAGGCAGCTCAACTTCACCCCAGTGGACATGggagccctctcctcctccagagaGATTGAGAACATGCCCCTGCGCCTTTTCCCCGACTGGAAAGGCCCTGTGCTAGCCACTGTGGctctctccatcttcttcttcGCCTATTCCTTTGTCCGGGACATCATCCACCCGTATGTGAAGAGCAAGCAGAGTGACTTCTATAAGATCCCTATAGAGATGGTGAATAGGACTCTGCCCACAGTGGCCATAACACTACTCGCTCTAGTCTACCTGGCGGGCCAGCTAGCCGCGGTCCACCAGCTGTACTATAGGACTAAGTACAGGAGGTTCCCTCACTGGCTGGAGGGCTGGCTACAGAGCAGGAAGCAGCTGGGGCTCCTGAGCTTCTTCCTGGGGTGTGTCCACGTTCTCTACAGCCTCTGTCTCCCCATGAGGAGGTCAGAGAGATACCTGCTCCTCAACATGGCCTACCAACAG gtccaTGCTAACGTGGAGAACTCGTGGAAtgaggaggaggtgtggagaGTAGAGATGTACCTGTCTTTTGGTATCATGAGCCTCGGGCTCCTTTCTCTCCTGGCCGTCACCTCCATTCCTTCTGTTAACAGCGCCCTCAACTGGAGGGAGTTCAGCTTTATTCAG TCGACGCTGGGTTACATCGCTCTGCTTATCGCTACGTTCCATGCTCTGCTGTTCGGCTGGAAGCGGGCCTTTGAGGAGGAGGCTTACCGTTTCTACCTACCCCCTAACTTCGTGGTGGCCCTGGCCCTGCCCCTGTGTGTCATCCTGGGGAAGGTGTTCCTGCTGATCCCCTGTGTGGGACGGAGGCTCCACAGGATCAAACGGGGAGCTGAGAGCAGCCAGTTGCGCCAGGACCCTGTTGGGGCAGCAGCACACGTCTCACCAGAGAGGGTCACTATCATGTGA